From the Anguilla anguilla isolate fAngAng1 chromosome 6, fAngAng1.pri, whole genome shotgun sequence genome, one window contains:
- the LOC118230219 gene encoding retinitis pigmentosa 1-like 1 protein, with protein sequence MSQRSPCFQSPSPCPAPPRRARGQAQHRRVKMAAHRRHFRCFDALLDDPSQCSSPHGPPENAACCLCPDPQHGHAHRKPTWPDEAPPTGQQRKRLVLVKNSDPAVRRSIVLHQRALRSLRLFLEEASELLRCHIRKLYTLDGRKIDSVQGLMQCLGVLVCVGQEPFHPLLVESFRTTSEEKLPRVPTKSRSIIRTEGQECVKNVNFGLETKKSIIHPRSDSTARSPRHSLSSEKSFPNGLNSMSLGNSGYSGSCPHVRESITADDIEKKVIVNKNGSLSVEMKVRFHLLNNETLQWSTEVKKSPGTIKDQAHYLQQSHSESWSETDSISTNEAEDAYITKLYQRHLEDPHCQYCCAHCLEYEIWKSQMQVDLQATTQQNIILLSYLHKIHRVPPSCTSRPAGSQALPNSCHSSVQLMKVLLSPKLYRCNSLPEVSPVYGRKLSNSAKELLDCLANLQLIDSGSAGSNAKDAKYEELMNILQSLWLTGPSDSEQPKKQKNKLKEPPSVEEEFTPRSSSGVDVSSGSVGSGKSSVNGNSKTQKTQSAAEARGKDQDEQFKLLEEPEENEEEIETDPQNDISSGTPPSVQRAQVAKKVSPDTDPVWVLNLLNKLEKQFMTHYVNAMTDFKIRWNLEDNEQLDTMINELKDVVHKRIRSSIDRELKKIQSCAGKVPRPPKKALSRESTTQTELRRRQLKAMRNQSIDTEKSDEHYTATGTELSDQPSEDEYCPCDTCMKKKIQFRPAGLFELVSSAPAMMDFDLRKILHLKKEIPTNIPEERCTEEQTNRYDLTNDDAMQAGKLSLEIMKMKLKKTMQPKETQLKLKMIFLKETQQKLEKME encoded by the exons ATGAGCCAGCGGAGCCCCTGCTtccagagcccctccccctgccccgcccctccccgtaGGGCCAGAGGGCAGGCCCAGCACCGTCGGGTTAAGATGGCAGCCCACAGGCGGCACTTCAGGTGCTTTGACGCACTGCTGGATGACCCGTCCCAGTGCAGCAGCCCCCACGGCCCCCCTGAGAATGCAGCCTGCTGCCTCTGCCCCGACCCCCAAcacggccacgcccacaggAAGCCCACTTGGCCGGacgaggctccgcccacaggaCAGCAGCGTAAAAGGCTGGTGCTGGTGAAGAACAGCGACCCCGCGGTGCGGAGGAGCATCGTGCTCCACCAGCGTGCGCTGCGCAGCCTGCGGCTCTTCCTGGAGGAGGCCTCTGAGCTCCTGCGCTGCCACATCCGCAAACTCTACACGCTGGACGGACGCAAG attgacaGTGTACAGGGCCTGATGCAATGCCTcggtgtgctggtgtgtgtggggcaggagCCCTTTCATCCCCTGCTGGTGGAGAGCTTCCGGACGACATCAGAGGAGAAACTCCCCAGAGTGCCCACAAAGTCCCGCTCCATCATCAGGACAGAGGGCCAGGAATGCGTGAAAAATG TAAACTTTGGACTCGAAACAAAGAAGAGTATCATCCACCCAAGATCTGATTCCACCGCCCGATCACCAAGGCACTCCCTGTCTTCAGAAAAGTCCTTTCCCAACGGACTGAACTCCATGTCTCTGGGAAATTCTGGATATTCTGGTTCCTGTCCACATGTTAGAGAAAGTATTACAGCTgatgacattgaaaaaaaagttatagtCAACAAGAATGGGAGCCTTTCAGTGGAGATGAAAGTACGTTTCCATCTCCTGAACAATGAGACACTCCAGTGGTCCACTGAGGTTAAGAAATCTCCAGGGACCATTAAAGACCAAGCACATTACCTCCAACAAAGCCATTCTGAAAGCTGGTCAGAGACAGATTCCATTTCTACAAATGAGGCAGAGGATGCTTACATCACAAAACTCTACCAAAGGCATCTAGAGGATCCTCACTGCCAATACTGCTGTGCTCACTGCCTGGAGTACGAGATTTGGAAGAGCCAGATGCAGGTGGATCTGCAGGCT ACCACCCAGCAAAACATCATCCTGCTCAGCTACCTCCACAAGATCCACAGAGTCCCACCGAGCTGCACCAGCAGGCCAGCAGGCTCAC AGGCTTTGCCAAATAGCTGCCATTCTTCAGTACAGCTCATGAAGGTGCTGTTGAGTCCAAAACTTTACAGATGCAACAGCCTACCTGAAGTATCACCTGTATATGGGCGAAAGCTTAGTAATTCAGCTAAAGAACTACTGGATTGCCTTGCAAATCTTCAGTTGATAGACTCCGGTTCAGCAGGTTCAAATGCTAAAGATGCAAAATATGAAGAACTCATGAATATCCTGCAGTCACTGTGGCTCACTGGCCCCTCTGACTCTGAACAGCCaaagaagcagaaaaataaattgaaagagCCACCTTCAGTAGAGGAGGAGTTCACCCCCAGATCATCCTCAGGCGTGGATGTCAGCAGTGGTTCCGTAGGCTCTGGAAAGAGCAGTGTTAATGGCAACAGCaagacacagaaaacacaatctGCTGCAGAGGCTAGAGGCAAAGACCAGGACGAACAGTTCAAATTATTGGAAGAACCTGAAGAGAATGAAG AAGAAATTGAAACAGATCCACAAAACGATATAAGTTCTGGGACACCCCCATCTGTCCAAAGAGCACAAGTAGCCAAAAAAGTTTCACCGGACACTGATCCTGTTTGGGTGctgaatttattaaataaactAGAGAAGCAATTTATGACACATTATGTGAATGCAATGACTGACTTTAAGATACGATGGAATTTGGAAGATAATGAACAGCTTGATACCATgataaatgaactgaaagatGTAGTTCACAAGAGGATACGATCGAGCATTGAcagagaactgaaaaaaatacagagctgTGCTGGGAAAGTTCCTAGACCACCAAAGAAGGCTCTGTCCCGTGAGTCAACCACACAAACCGAACTGCGCCGTCGCCAGCTAAAGGCAATGCGCAACCAGTCCATTGACACAGAGAAAAGTGATGAACATTATACAGCCACTGGGACTGAACTCAGTGACCAGCCAAGTGAGGATGAATACTGCCCTTGTGACACTtgtatgaaaaagaaaattcaatttAGACCTGCAGGTCTCTTTGAGCTTGTAAGTTCTGCTCCTGCAATGATGGACTTTGATTTACGGAAAATTCTGCATTTGAAGAAGGAAATTCCTACTAATATCCCTGAAGAGAGATGTAcagaagaacaaacaaacaggtatGATCTGACCAATGATGATGCAATGCAAGCAGGAAAATTGAGCCTTGAGATT ATGaaaatgaagctgaagaagacgATGCAGCCGAAAGAGACACAACTGAAGCTGAAGATGATTTTTCTGAAGGAGACCCAACAGAAGCTGGAGAAGATGGAATAG